From Leptospira venezuelensis, a single genomic window includes:
- a CDS encoding tyrosine-type recombinase/integrase, whose protein sequence is MSIESNVIYLSSLYPKSEPKDQNFSLTENRLSEKTLTKLYLDFSEPETEEDYRNKALFLVMQELGLLAMEIVSLKLSNVSKGLSEQSYISYMGKCGKKKSSAISEASLNAVREYHEKFRIESDYFFVSRPRKNQKERKNLTTRGLQLIVNSWNARTLSGKLIHPQSLRNTVGQRLLTGTYP, encoded by the coding sequence ATGTCTATTGAATCAAATGTAATCTACCTATCCTCACTTTATCCTAAGTCCGAACCAAAGGATCAAAACTTCTCACTTACCGAAAATCGACTTTCAGAAAAAACACTTACGAAACTGTATCTTGATTTCTCTGAACCTGAAACAGAAGAAGACTATCGAAATAAGGCTCTCTTCCTTGTAATGCAGGAGTTAGGACTATTGGCTATGGAAATCGTCTCCTTAAAGCTCTCAAACGTGTCTAAAGGCCTCTCTGAGCAATCTTACATCAGTTATATGGGTAAATGTGGAAAAAAGAAATCTTCAGCTATTAGCGAAGCTTCTCTAAACGCTGTAAGGGAGTATCACGAAAAGTTCAGAATCGAATCTGACTATTTCTTTGTAAGCCGTCCGAGAAAAAACCAAAAAGAAAGGAAGAACCTTACAACTAGAGGTTTGCAATTGATTGTAAACTCTTGGAACGCTCGTACTCTTTCTGGAAAACTCATTCACCCTCAAAGCCTAAGAAACACCGTCGGTCAAAGACTATTGACCGGGACCTACCCCTAA
- a CDS encoding tyrosine-type recombinase/integrase: MSIRSNVIRIEEYQNRRSKGPRDSEPETGIMLGKGLTDQTMVELTRKFSTPVTERDFRNRALFSLMSKTGLRAKEIVSLRFSQLFQSPSSEMLITYIKKGGRRGFSVIAEETLLFLKEYHSWFKEKHDYFILSLSGRNQSARSNLSTRGLQLIVNSWGVTTCSGRLVHPHSLRHTLGAKLLETAGSIAAQKVLGHSTPVTTSKYYTKPYFDASKFLTWE; the protein is encoded by the coding sequence ATGTCAATCAGATCTAACGTTATAAGAATTGAAGAATATCAAAATCGTAGAAGCAAAGGACCACGTGACTCGGAACCAGAAACCGGTATAATGCTCGGAAAGGGACTGACGGATCAGACAATGGTTGAATTGACTCGGAAGTTTTCAACTCCTGTAACTGAAAGAGATTTTCGTAACCGCGCCCTATTCTCCCTAATGAGCAAAACAGGGCTTAGAGCTAAAGAAATTGTTTCTCTTCGCTTCTCCCAATTGTTTCAATCTCCTTCCAGTGAAATGCTAATCACTTATATTAAGAAAGGTGGACGAAGAGGCTTTTCAGTTATAGCAGAGGAAACATTACTTTTTCTTAAAGAATATCATTCTTGGTTTAAGGAGAAGCATGACTATTTTATTCTTTCTCTTTCCGGGAGGAACCAATCTGCCCGCTCTAACCTAAGCACACGAGGGCTTCAGCTGATTGTCAATTCTTGGGGAGTAACTACTTGTAGTGGTCGGCTCGTACATCCCCATTCGCTTCGCCATACATTAGGGGCCAAGCTTCTTGAAACCGCCGGATCAATCGCTGCTCAAAAGGTTTTAGGTCATTCGACACCAGTTACCACTTCTAAGTATTACACAAAACCCTACTTTGATGCTTCTAAGTTTCTTACCTGGGAATAA
- a CDS encoding LIC_13246 family protein, which translates to MTEIRNQKHQWLQINEEGLKIFNEILRSLIAFHEMIYGNTKASDETWIFKKRLVESTNPLVAIKKFGDYEYLVFAKIQDKYNSWIHIDGIQMERIELEKIGTQKHDVFNILNMTDIYTNHCEPYAGEIPEDV; encoded by the coding sequence GTGACTGAAATAAGAAATCAAAAACACCAATGGCTCCAAATAAATGAAGAAGGCTTAAAGATCTTCAATGAGATTCTCCGCTCCTTAATTGCCTTCCATGAAATGATCTATGGAAACACTAAAGCCTCAGACGAAACCTGGATATTTAAAAAGAGACTTGTTGAATCTACCAATCCCTTAGTTGCAATAAAGAAATTTGGAGACTATGAATACTTAGTCTTCGCCAAGATTCAAGATAAGTACAACTCCTGGATCCACATTGATGGAATACAAATGGAAAGAATAGAATTAGAAAAGATTGGGACACAAAAGCATGATGTTTTCAATATTCTCAATATGACTGACATCTACACGAATCATTGTGAGCCGTATGCTGGGGAAATACCAGAAGACGTCTAA